A single genomic interval of Marmota flaviventris isolate mMarFla1 chromosome 14, mMarFla1.hap1, whole genome shotgun sequence harbors:
- the Slc35f6 gene encoding solute carrier family 35 member F6 yields MAWTKYQLFLAGLMLVTGSINTLSAKWADNFIAEGCGGTAEHSFQHPFLQAVGMFLGEFSCLAAFYLLQCRATGQSVSSVDPQQPFNPLLFLPPALCDMTGTSLMYVALNMTSASSFQMLRGAVIIFTGLFSVAFLGRRLVPSQWLGILATIAGLVVVGLADLLSKQDNQHKLSEVITGDLLIIMAQVIVAIQMVLEEKFVYKHNVHPLRAVGTEGLFGFVILSLLLVPMYYIPAGSFSGNPKGTLEDALDAFCQLGKQPLIALALLGNISSIAFFNFAGISVTKELSATTRMVLDSLRTVVIWALSLALGWETFHPLQILGFLILLTGTALYNGLHRPLLACLSRGWRPAPEAERERLLDGNRTPINETN; encoded by the exons ATGGCCTGGACCAAGTACCAGCTGTTCCTGGCCGGGCTCATGCTCGTCACCGGCTCCATCAACACGCTGTCGGCAAA GTGGGCAGACAACTTCATAGCCGAGGGCTGCGGAGGAACCGCAGAGCACAGCTTCCAGCATCCCTTCCTCCAG GCAGTGGGCATGTTCTTGGGAGAGTTCTCCTGCCTGGCTGCCTTCTACCTGCTCCAGTGCAGAGCCACAGGGCAGTCAGTCTCCAGTGTGGATCCCCAGCAGCCCTTCAATCCCCTTCTTTTCCTGCCTCCAGCCCTCTGTGACATGACAGGAACCAGCCTCATGTATGTGG CCCTGAACATGACCAGTGCCTCTAGCTTCCAGATGCTGCGGGGTGCAGTGATCATATTCACAGGCCTGTTCTCAGTGGCCTTTCTGGGCCGAAGGCTGGTGCCAAGCCAGTGGCTGGGCATCCTGGCCACCATCGCTGGACTGGTGGTAGTGGGCCTGGCTGACCTTCTGAGCAAGCAAGACAATCAGCACAAGCTCAGCGAAGTGATCACAG GGGACCTGTTGATCATCATGGCCCAGGTCATCGTTGCCATCCAGATGGTGCTAGAGGAGAAGTTTGTCTACAAGCACAATGTGCACCCACTCCGGGCAGTGGGTACTGAGG GCCTCTTCGGTTTTGTGATCCTCTCCCTGCTCCTGGTACCCATGTACTACATCCCTGCCGGCTCCTTCAGTGGAAACCCCAAGGGGACACTAGAGGATGCCCTGGATGCCTTCTGCCAGCTGGGCAAACAACCGTTAATCGCCCTGGCTCTGCTGGGCAACATCAGCAGCATTGCCTTCTTCAACTTCGCAGGCATCAGTGTAACTAAAGAATTGAGTGCCACCACCCGCATGGTGCTGGACAGCTTGCGCACCGTGGTTATCTGGGCCTTGAGCCTGGCCCTGGGATGGGAAACCTTCCACCCTCTGCAGATCCTTGGCTTCCTCATCCTCTTGACAGGCACTGCCCTCTACAATGGGCTGCACCGCCCACTGCTGGCCTGCCTGTCCAGGGGCTGGCGCCCTGCCCCGGAGGCCGAGCGTGAAAGACTGCTAGATGGCAACCGGACTCCCATCAACGAAACCAACTGA